In Aegilops tauschii subsp. strangulata cultivar AL8/78 chromosome 3, Aet v6.0, whole genome shotgun sequence, one genomic interval encodes:
- the LOC109777028 gene encoding non-specific lipid-transfer protein 1-like yields the protein MGIQASRALAALLLAALAAATPRGASAVVQCGQVTQLMAPCMPYLSGAPGMTPYGICCNSLGVLNQLAATTSDRIAACNCVKAAASGFPVVDFSHAAALPAACGLAINFAVTPNMDCNQVTDEP from the exons ATGGGCATCCAGGCGAGCCGCGCCCTCGCCGCGCTCCTCCTGGCGGCGCTGGCCGCCGCGACCCCGCGCGGCGCCTCGGCGGTGGTGCAGTGCGGCCAGGTGACGCAGCTGATGGCGCCCTGCATGCCGTACCTCAGCGGCGCCCCCGGGATGACGCCCTACGGCATCTGCTGCAACAGCCTCGGGGTGCTCAACCAGctcgccgccaccacctccgaCCGCATCGCCGCCTGCAACTGCGTCAAGGCGGCCGCCAGCGGCTTCCCGGTCGTCGACTTCAGCCACGCCGCGGCGCTCCCTGCCGCCTGCGGGCTCGCCATCAACTTCGCCGTCACCCCCAACATGGACTGCAACCA GGTTACGGATGAACCCTGA
- the LOC109777030 gene encoding protein phosphatase 2C 77-like — MDIDLNVPADDVPEEPVPTWGECPQLYLSYGIATRNDRLPFLKDAIAAVKSFMVLSPPLGLDFFGVFDGILGAKFVEHMEERLHVAIAKQIERDLRADSPRARDNIEGWWRVIIEDAFRVVDNEVVAGGRGGIDAPARIASGALVVLVLGDYFVVANRGASRAAIYRGLEAVSLTPEHAPMPQNAGGDVVGSTSRVEDVMPPHAFFGSSKIMATAPEPEVVAVKRKPWDKFLILATRGLWDVVTPGDVCTFIEKRLSAYIPRIIMSSDKKPTNSSGPPCANILANELAAHAISKGTKHNVNIVVILLKNFWDQSLPSSSKK; from the exons ATGGACATCGATCTCAACGTTCCAGCGGATGATGTCCCGGAAGAGCCGGTGCCGACGTGGGGAGAATGCCCGCAGCTGTACCTCTCGTACGGCATCGCCACTCGCAACGACCGGCTCCCGTTCCTGAAGGACGCCATCGCCGCCGTGAAGTCGTTCATGGTGCTGTCCCCGCCGCTGGGACTCGATTTTTTCGGGGTCTTCGACGGGATCTTGGGCGCCAAGTTCGTGGAGCACATGGAAGAGCGGCTGCACGTCGCCATCGCCAAGCAGATAGAGCGGGACCTGCGCGCCGACTCCCCGCGGGCTCGGGACAACATCGAGGGCTGGTGGAGGGTGATCATTGAGGACGCTTTCCGCGTGGTGGACAACGAGGTGGTCGCTGGTGGCCGTGGTGGCATCGATGCTCCTGCGCGCATCGCCTCCGGGGCTCTCGTCGTGCTGGTTCTCGGAGACTACTTCGTGGTCGCCAACCGCGGCGCTTCTAGGGCCGCGATCTACCGCGGCCTTGAGGCTGTGTCGCTCACCCCCGAGCACGCGCCTATG CCACAAAATGCAGGAGGTGATGTGGTTGGATCTACCAGCAGAGTTGAAGACGTTATGCCTCCTCACGCTTTTT TTGGTAGCTCAAAGATTATGGCTACTGCCCCAGAACCTGAGGTCGTCGCGGTGAAGCGGAAGCCATGGGACAAGTTCCTGATCCTGGCCACCCGCGGGCTCTGGGACGTCGTCACTCCAGGCGATGTGTGCACCTTCATCGAGAAAAGATTGAGCGCGTACATACCGCGGATCATCATGTCGTCGGACAAGAAGCCAACGAACAGCAGCGGCCCTCCCTGTGCCAACATACTCGCCAATGAGTTGGCCGCACATGCGATCAGCAAGGGCACCAAGCACAACGTGAACATCGTCGTCATACTACTCAAGAATTTCTGGGACCAGAGTCTTCCCTCAAGTTCTAAGAAGTGA
- the LOC109777029 gene encoding probable protein phosphatase 2C 6, translating into MDMDLNDVPEQAVPMWGECPQMYLSYGTATRNDRLPMLKDAVAAVKSFTVLSPPMGLDFFGVFDGILGAMFSKHMEERLHVAVAEEIMRDLLAKAPRAQNDVEGWWKTLIVDAFRQVDKEVLIGGGSGIDAPARVGSGALVVLVLEDYFVHANRGASRAVIYRGYEAVPLTPEHTPTPQNGGGDVASRLEQIMRRHAFRSSKFRATVAVPEPKVVAVKRKPGDKFLILAIPGLWDVVTPGDTCAFIERRLSVPQTIRQWDKKPTNNSGPPCVKALANELAAHAISKGTKRNVNIILILLKNFWDLP; encoded by the exons ATGGACATGGATCTCAATGATGTCCCAGAACAGGCGGTGCCGATGTGGGGAGAATGCCCGCAGATGTACCTCTCGTACGGCACCGCCACTCGCAACGACCGGCTCCCGATGCTGAAGGACGCCGTAGCCGCCGTGAAGTCGTTCACGGTGCTGTCCCCGCCGATGGGACTTGATTTTTTCGGGGTCTTCGACGGGATCTTGGGCGCCATGTTCTCCAAGCACATGGAAGAGCGGCTGCACGTCGCCGTCGCTGAGGAGATTATGCGGGACCTGCTCGCCAAGGCCCCGCGGGCTCAAAACGACGTCGAGGGCTGGTGGAAGACACTCATCGTGGACGCTTTCCGTCAGGTGGACAAAGAGGTGCTCATCGGTGGCGGTAGTGGCATCGATGCTCCTGCGCGCGTCGGCTCCGGGGCTCTCGTCGTGCTGGTTCTGGAGGACTACTTCGTGCACGCCAACCGCGGCGCTTCTAGGGCCGTGATCTACCGCGGCTATGAGGCCGTGCCGCTCACCCCCGAGCACACGCCTACG CCACAAAATGGAGGAGGTGATGTGGCCAGCAGACTTGAACAGATTATGCGTCGTCACGCTTTTC GGAGCTCAAAGTTTAGGGCTACTGTCGCTGTCCCGGAACCTAAGGTCGTCGCAGTGAAGCGGAAGCCAGGGGACAAGTTCCTGATCCTGGCCATCCCCGGGCTCTGGGACGTCGTCACTCCAGGCGACACGTGCGCCTTCATTGAGAGAAGATTGAGCGTGCCACAGACCATCAGGCAGTGGGACAAGAAGCCAACGAACAACAGCGGCCCTCCCTGTGTGAAGGCACTTGCCAATGAGTTGGCCGCGCACGCGATCAGCAAAGGCACCAAGCGCAACGTGAACATCATCCTCATACTGCTCAAGAATTTCTGGGATCTTCCCTGA